GTGCTCCAGGATTAGCCCTTAGATGAGCGACGCATCTTCTCTGCAACTTCATCAGTGAACTTTTATTCAAAAGATCAAGGAATGTGGTGCCTACTTCACCTTCCACAACAGCCACTGCAAAACACGCTCGttggtttgttttctcttgttttgtttttgcatgttgGCTTTATCTATTTCCCTCAGCCCCGACCCCCGTTCAAGCAGTCTGTCTTGCGTAATAATTTAACGTAGCGCTAAAGCCTGTTAACActaatttattaaatttgtaTAATTCTCTGTTTTAAACTCCTGGGGACGCCCCGACGGCCACTGACTCAAGGAGGGGAATATTAACACATACACTTTAAGTCACTTTTCGGGATTTGCACACCCCTATCCCCGCCCCTGAGGAAAAATCACGCCCTCCGAAGACACCGCCGCTCCGCCTTTAATAAACCCGCCGCGGCCTTCCCGCCTCGCCCCGGGGCGAGCACTTCCGGCCGCAGGGGCGCTCGGGAGTTCGCCCCGCGAGCCTCCACCAACCAAAGGCTCCGCCTCGCCGGTGCGAGTGCGCGCGCGCACATTTGTGCGCAGGTTCGAATCTCAGCCGCTTCGTGGTTGCTCCTCGGCGTCCGGCCGCTCCTCGGCGTCCGGCCGCACCTCGGCGGTCGCGAGGGCAGCGTGCGCGGGCTGGGCCACACaggccgccccgccccctccgcccTCTGCACCTTCCAGCCGCAGCCTCGCCCGGACTCGGTCCTCGCCCTTCCTAGCGCGCTGTGCGCTCCGCCCTCGCCCTCCGCCCCCACAGCTATCGGCGCTCGGCCTCCCGCGCCTGGCGGGCTCCGCCCGAGCCTTCGGGGCCCATGGCCAAGCGGCGTGCGGCCGAGCCCCTGACGTTCCACGTGCCTTGGAAGCGGCTCCTGCTCTGCGACTTTCCTGAGGAGCCACCGCGGCCACCGCTCTGGATCCCGCCGCCGGGGGCCTCGCATCCCGAGCAGCCCCTCGGCGTCCCGGAGCTGCCCCGAAAGCGTAAAATCGACGCAGGGGGTATGACTGAGCCTTTGGTTTCGCCCAGCAAGCGCCGCGACGGCGGGGACACTGGCGCTCCGGACGGCGCGGAGCGTGAGGGCCGCGGCCTGGAGACTGGCGAGCCGCCGCTGCTGCAGCCGCCCGTGCGGCCCCGCGGGCCGGGGGAGGAGCCGCGGGGCGTTCGGCCCCCGAGAGGCGGTGGCGACGACGGGGCGGAGCGCGCAGAGCCCCTGCGGGGAGACTGGGGGGCCGCACCGCACCAGGTA
The Phocoena sinus isolate mPhoSin1 chromosome 6, mPhoSin1.pri, whole genome shotgun sequence DNA segment above includes these coding regions:
- the C6H9orf40 gene encoding uncharacterized protein C9orf40 homolog is translated as MAKRRAAEPLTFHVPWKRLLLCDFPEEPPRPPLWIPPPGASHPEQPLGVPELPRKRKIDAGGMTEPLVSPSKRRDGGDTGAPDGAEREGRGLETGEPPLLQPPVRPRGPGEEPRGVRPPRGGGDDGAERAEPLRGDWGAAPHQLNEEFWQYNTFQYWRNPLPPIDLADIEDVSEDNLTETTLQDKE